The Seriola aureovittata isolate HTS-2021-v1 ecotype China chromosome 3, ASM2101889v1, whole genome shotgun sequence genome includes a region encoding these proteins:
- the LOC130166958 gene encoding choline transporter-like protein 1: MGCCGSRESKRDWKPLEDRSCTDIPWLIIFILFCIGMGCICGYPIATGAASRLISGYDSYGNTCGHNNTKIEGVPLSGRDMTEKKYVFFLEPCNLDLINRRIKSIALCVSKCPATELLTYNDLKKFALNNGSHLCSYDITPTRYTSHSERYTKCPKLPVSQSKAIPLLHRCIPVDIGCYAEFAQGFITFVSDNTVLRRVIAGVMASKEIIMGLCLLALVLSLIMMVVIRYISKVLVWILTVLVIIGSIGGTGVLWWLYADHRIALENNTTSAFGKEVASDNVKALLVYAIGATIFTVVLLLVMFFLRKRVALTISLFHVAGKVFIHLPLLVLQPFWTFICLMLFWVYWIAVLLFLGTAGTPIKNNSTGAVEYHMQGPLQYLVWYHAVGLIWISEFILAFQQMTIAGAVVTYYFTRNKSQMPVTPILSSMARTIRYHLGTLAKGSFIITLVKIPRLILTYIHSQLKGKENACARCMLKACVCCLWCLEKCLAYLNQNAYTATAINSTNFCTSARDAFLILVENALRVAAINTVGDFVLFMGKVLIVSCTAFAGVLALNYQRDYTVWVLPLLIVCLFAFLVAHCFLSVFENVVDVLFLCFAVDTKYNDGSPGRQYYMDKALMEFVENSKKMGWHKPDDGDGREMKSMVRGGTVA; this comes from the exons ATGGGATGTTGTGGCAGCAGAGAG AGTAAACGTGACTGGAAACCCCTGGAGGATCGCAGCTGCACGGACATCCCATGGCTCATCATATTCATACTGTTTTGTATAGGAATG GGCTGTATTTGTGGCTACCCCATTGCCACAGGAGCTGCCTCCAGACTTATCTCAGGATATGACAGTTATGGCAACACCTGCGGTCACAATAACACCAAGATCGAAGGTGTACCCCTCAGTGGCCGggacatgacagaaaaaaa gtATGTCTTTTTTCTAGAGCCTTGCAACCTTGACCTCATAAACAGGAGGATCAAGTCCATTGCCCTGTGTGTCTCCAAATGCCCTGCTACTGAACTGCTGACCTACAACGACTTAAAGAAGTTTGCTCTGAAtaatg GCTCTCATCTCTGTTCCTATGATATTACTCCTACAAGATACACAAGCCATTCAGAGAGATATACTAAATGTCCcaaacttcctgtttcacaaaG TAAGGCCATCCCGCTATTACACCGCTGTATTCCTGTGGATATCGGCTGCTATGCTGAATTTGCCCAGGGATTCATCACATTTGTCAGTGACAACACTGTGCTGCGCCGGGTCATTGCTGGGGTGATGGCCAGCAAGGAGATCATCATGGGCCTTTGTCTTCTGGCTTTAG TTCTGTCCCTGATCATGATGGTTGTCATTCGTTACATCTCTAAAGTGCTGGTGTGGATTCTCACAGTTCTGGTAATCATCGGCTCTATAG GTGGGACAGGTGTCCTCTGGTGGCTGTACGCTGACCACAGGATTGCCCTTGAAAATAACACCACATCAGCATTCGGGAAAGAAGTGGCCTCAGACAATGTCAAGGCCCTGCTTGTGTATGCGATCGGTGCTACAATTTTCACG GTAGTTCTCCTGCTGGTGATGTTCTTCCTGAGGAAGCGTGTGGCCCTCACTATCTCCCTGTTCCATGTGGCGGGTAAAGTGTTCATCCATCTTCCCCTGCTGGTCCTGCAGCCATTCTGGACCTTCATCTGCCTCATGCTCTTTTGGGTCTACTGGATCGCTGTGCTTCTCTTCCTCGGGACTGCAG GGACACCTATAAAGAACAACTCTACAGGTGCGGTTGAATACCACATGCAAGGACCTCTTCAGTACTTGGTGTGGTACCACGCTGTGGGTCTCATCTGGATCAGTGAGTTCATTCTTGCCTTCCAGCAGATGACCATTGCTGGAGCTGTGGTCACCTACTATTTCACAAG AAATAAGTCCCAGATGCCAGTGACTCCCATCCTGTCATCTATGGCACGTACCATCCGCTACCACCTGGGTACTCTGGCCAAAGGCTCTTTCATCATCACACTTGTTAAGATCCCTCGTCTCATCCTAACATACATCCATAGCCAACTCAAAGGAAAG GAAAATGCCTGTGCTCGTTGCATGCTGAAAgcttgtgtgtgctgtttgtggTGTCTGGAGAAGTGTCTAGCATACTTGAATCAA AATGCTTACACTGCGACAGCCATCAACAGCACAAACTTCTGCACCTCAGCCCGTGACGCTTTCCTTATCCTGGTGGAGAATGCCCTCCGAGTGGCCGCCATAAACACTGTGGGCGACTTTGTCCTCTTCATGGGAAAG GTGCTTATAGTCTCCTGTACAGCTTTTGCTGGCGTCCTGGCTCTGAACTACCAGAGGGACTACACCGTGTGGGTGCTGCCTCTCCTCATCGTCTGTCTGTTTGCCTTCCTGGTGGCCCACTGCTTCCTTTCTGTGTTTGAGAATGTGGTTGacgtcctcttcctctgctttgcTGTGGACACAAAGTATAATGATGGCAGCCCTGGACGGCAGTACTACATGGACAAGGCCTTAATG GAATTTGTTGAGAACAGTAAGAAAATGGGTTGGCACAAGCCAGATGATGGAGATGGACGGGAAATGAAGTCCATG GTACGTGGGGGGACTGTAGCTTGA
- the spock3 gene encoding testican-3, which yields MGHISLQEPGTWTPSKPFDQGLDPAKDPCLKIKCSRHKVCVAEDYKTANCVSQRRVSFKDANLYQSPGSKCKPCPVVHPSPVCGTDGHTYSTKCKLDYQACITGKKIAVKCSGMCPCPSQPEQSSAEKKVCSESDLKEVVSRLRDWFRVLHENGNHKRVKIQKPEKNKFEVGASPICKDPLGWMFSRLDTNFDLQLDQSEIKSLYLDRNEPCSDAFFKSCDTHADKVITSSEWCTCFQRYTDSPCKAELSSINKKQAGKKLLGQYLPSCDEEGYYRSHQCHSSSGQCWCVDRYGNEVAGSRTHGPADCGVILESSGDLGSGDSLFTDDDEDSFVLNDQAGMDDEDDEDEDDDDDNDEYLS from the exons ATGGGCCACATTTCACTGCAA GAGCCTGGAACATGGACTCCATCCAAGCCCTTCGATCAag GCCTTGATCCAGCCAAGGACCCATGTCTGAAGATCAAATGCAGCCGCCACAAGGTGTGCGTGGCTGAGGATTATAAGACTGCCAATTGTGTCAGCCAGAGGAGAGTTAG TTTTAAAGATGCCAATTTGTACCAGAGTCCAGGGTCAAAGTGCAAACCCTGCCCCGTGGTTCACCCCTCTCCCGTTTGTGGAACCGACGGCCACACCTACTCCACCAAG TGTAAGTTAGACTACCAGGCGTGCATCACGGGAAAGAAGATCGCTGTAAAATGTTCTGGCATGTGTCCGTGCCCCTCTCAGCCTGAGCAGAGTTCCGCAGAAAAGAAAG TGTGCAGTGAGTCGGACCTGAAGGAAGTGGTGAGTCGTCTGAGAGACTGGTTCAGAGTGCTGCATGAGAATGGCAACCACAAGAGAGTCAAGATCCAGAAGCCAGAGAAGAACA AGTTTGAGGTAGGGGCATCACCTATTTGTAAGGATCCTCTGGGCTGGATGTTCTCCCGCTTGGACACAAACTTCGACCTCCAGCTGGACCAATCAGAGATCAAGAGCCTTTACCTGGACAGGAACGAGCCATGCTCCGATGCGTTCTTCAAGTCCTGCgatacacatgcagacaaagtCATAACCAGCTCTGAGTGGTGCACATGCTTCCAGAGGTACACAG ATTCCCCTTGTAAAGCAGAGCTGTCCAGTATCAACAAGAAGCAAGCAGGGAAGAAGCTCCttg GCCAGTATTTGCCGTCCTGTGATGAGGAGGGCTACTACAGGTCCCACCAGTGTCACAGCAGTAGTGGACAGTGCTGGTGTGTGGATCGCTATGGCAATGAGGTGGCTGGTTCACGCACCCATGGCCCCGCAGACTGTG GTGTGATTTTGGAGTCTTCTGGAGACCTCGGTAGCGGAGACTCGCTCtttactgatgatgatgaagattcGTTTGTCCTCAACGACCAGGCTGGGATGGACGATGAGgacgatgaagatgaggatgacgATGACGACAATGACGAGTACCtgtcataa